A stretch of DNA from Planococcus antarcticus DSM 14505:
ACAGATCGCTTGGATCTTGCGATTGTTGACCCATCCAAGGACTTCTTAGTAGGAGAAGTGGTAATTAATGCATACGATGCAAAAAATCACAGTATGAATTTCAGGATTCTCATTGGACCGAGGGGAAGAAATCAAGGATTGGGAACGGAAGCAACTCGACTTATCATTGATTATGTATTTGAAAATACAACACTCAACCAACTAACTTTAAGCGTTTTTGACTTTAATCCAAGAGCCAAACATGTTTATGAAAAGGTTGGCTTTGTACTATCGAGCATTGATAAAAACGATCTGGAGTTCGAAGGCGACTGGATTGACTCTATTAATATGAATTTAACAAGAGAGAATTGGCTCAACAGACGAAAAAATGATTATTAAACGAAAAGGACGTCGGTTTAACTAGCCAAGGACAACTGTACTAATTGCTGACTTGTTCTTCCAAAATCGGGTGCGATTGCTGATCATGTGTTTTAGAAAAGAAGGAGTAACATAGTAAATTACTGTTGCTTATCCTTTGATGCGGAGGTATTTATGAACACTCACTATTATTTAGGTTGGTTTACCGATTTTTTCCCTGAGCGTCTGAGTCAAGGGTTACGGGAGGATATAACGGATAGAAAATCACTCGTTATGATTAGCTCGAATCCCTTAGATACTGAAGCAGATGGTGCTACTGAACGCTCATGGCTTCACCATGTTGGCATTTCATTTGATGACTACCATTTAATCGATCATTGCGTACAGAAGGATGCTGCCCATACATTCATTCAAAATGCTTCTGTCATTTTCTTGTTAGGTGGCGATACGCTTAAACAAAATGAGTTTTTGATGGCCTACGGATTGTCGGAATGGATCCGAAAAAGTAGTGCCGTTGTTATTGGTGGCGACTAAGTAATAGGCATCTCAACTAAATCACGCGCCTGCCTGGTCATATTCCGGTAAGAGATTTGCTTTTTATTTTTTTGATTCTTGAACGATGATTACAGAACTGATCACCATGATCATACCGATGTATTGCCACCTCGATAAGGTTTCGTTGAAAATGAAGAAACCGGTGACAGAAGCGACGACTGGTTCAATGGTTGCGATCATCGATGCACGGCTTGATTCCACATATTGCAGACCTTTCGTGTAGAAAATGAATGGCAGCATCGTGGAAACAAAGCCAAGTCCGATTACGATTCCGATCACTTTTAAATCGGTCAAAGTAGAAACTTTCGAACCTAATCCACTGAAAGGGACAATAGCAACTGTTGTGAAAAGAAACGTATACACCGTTACGGTTAATGAGTCATATTTCGAAAGTGCTGCTTTTCCGAATATGCTGTAAAGAGCATAGAAAAACCCTGATCCCGGTCCAAGGATTAATCCGTAAGGCGAAATAGATGCAGTAGAGCCAGAAAAGATGCCAATGACAAGAGTACTAACGTAATCAGCAAGGCAGTAATTTTCCGAGCGGTTAGTGATTCTTTAAAGAAAATCCGCGATAAAATCCTCACAAACGCCGGTGCTGTATAAAATAAGATAAATGCAATTGAAATAGACGATTCTTTTGTCGAACTAAACAAACACCAATTGAACAGAATAATACTAATAATACCGGTACCTATAAAATACTTGGAGTCCCTCATTTTTATTTTGAAAAAATGACGGTTTTTAATAAAAACATAAAGAACCATAAAGATGGAAGCCGTTAACACGCGAACCGCCACGATTTCAAGGGGAGTAAACCCTATCTCATAAAGATACTTAACGAAAAGCCCGATAACTCCCCAAAGTGATGCGCAATCGCTATGAGTAGCATCACTGATTTATTTTCCATCCCAATCCCTCCTACTATAATCCATTTATACCACCACAGGACTTGTCACCCTATCAAAACCGTGTTTGCATTAAAATCCAGTCTGCTCTTGTTCATGTCGGAAAATTTTTCAGCATTAAATAGTCTTGAGTGGATGGTATCGAGGATTCGTCCATAAATTTTTCCATATTAAAACTGCCTCTCCATTGTTAGTCGCGACTAAAATGGAGACGCAGTTCACAATAAGTAGAACTGTTTATATTGTTTTAAGTAATCATAAGTCACTCAGAAATACCCTAATTTCTTGAGCTCTTCGTAAACGATCCACGAATATTTTTTTCTTCCTGCACTGTTTAAGTGATCGGAATCGATAAAATAGTCTTGGTTGTCTACGAATCGTTGATCATTCATATAATTTAAAAAAGGGACATCTAAGTCCAGCATGTTTAAGTGCTGAAAAACAAGTCGATTCATCGCTTCTTCATCAAAATGGTCTTGATAAGTTTGATGAACTGGCTCCATGGTGAGTATAACTTGGTAACCTTTCTCTTTACAATACGCTACTATCTCTTGTAACTGCTTTATATTTTGTTCAACGTAATTTTTTTCAGCTGCTTCTCTATAGTTCTCTTCTACGTATTCAGACTTTCTTTCCGCATAGTTTTTGCCGTCATTTGCCCAAGATTGATGAGAAGTCCATTTAAAGTCTTTCCATTTACTTGAGAGCGCAGAAGTAAAACTCTCACTATTTGTTCCTGGGAAGTACAAATACTTATAATAATCCAGCAAACGAAACGATTCAATTTGGGTACGATCCAAAATTTCATAATAACGTCCTACGTCCTGGTCCTCACCAGCCACGAACGTCATTTGAGAAATGGACACAATGACGACTCCATCTGGTTTCAAAAACTCGCCGTACTCTTTCAACAATTTAAAGTCGTATTGAAGCGTCTGAGCAGGAAGAGCTAAGTCGAGGTGAGACAAACCCGTCGGCTTAAAATAATAACCATACATAGAGTGAGATGTACCGAGATTGATGATATCAACTGGATATGGATTTTTCTTAAACGACAGTATGTCGTCGTTGATGTTGTAACTCCGAGAATGCTTTACAAAGTTATTTACTGGTATAAACAGTAGTAAAGCCACAGTTATGATAATTGTTAACTTAATGAATAAACGGCCCATGGCAAATCCTTTCGATACAGTACTCTTTTCACTAAAATTACTGAAGGGCTTGCAAACAATATTCCCAAAAAACTTGTATTGAGATTAAAATCCCCCATAAACAAACCCCTGACCCGAAACACCAAACACAAGGACTGAGACAATGATTAAAATATAAACTGCAAATCGAGCGAATGCTGAGCGTTGCGATAGCCAGTTCCAGGTTGAAGTATTTTTTCTTTCGATATACTGAAATAGTTGAACAACGGTAAAGAAAAAAATGAAAACGACTAAATCTAGTAGCGAAAATAGTTCAAATGCTTCCATAATTCCTGAAGGTCTCCACGAGTTCAATGTTAAGAAAAGTTGTGCATTTTCAAATGCATCTGTAACGGAATCCGATCGAAAAAAAACTCTTGAAAAACAAACTAGCAGGAACGTTATTGAAATTTTCACCCATTTATGCAGCGTTGGACTCTTATCCAATTGGATAAATGTCGCCATCTTCCCACGAAAATGTTTTGTATGGTCTCCAAAAACGCGATAAAATCCGTGAATTAGACCCCATAAAATAAAACTCCAAGCGGCTCCGTGCCAAATGCCGCTGATTAAAAAGGTAATCATAATTACTAAATAAATTTCACTTCTCTTCTTTTTCCCTTTACATAACGGAACAAATATATAGTCTCGGAGCCATGTAGAAAGCGTTATATGCCATCTACTCCAGAAATCCGCTATCGAAACAGCAAAGTGTGGTTGCTTAAAGTTTTCTGTTAATTTTATCCCTAGCATTCTCGCACAACCGATGGCAATGTCACTGAGTGCTGAAAAATCAGCGTATAATTGGATTGAGAATAGAATAGTAGCTAGCACAATTTGGGAACCAGTCGGGTCAGGACTATCGTAAACACTAGCTACAATTGGAGCTAGTCGATCTGCAATTAATGTTTTCTTAAAAAAACCCCATGCGATTCGCTTCATTCCATAGCTTAAATTTTCATATTTTAACGTCTGTTCCACTTTAAATTGTGGAAGCAATTTCTTCGCACGTTCAATCGGTCCAGCAACCAATTGTGGGAAAAATGCAAAGTAGATTGAAAAATAGCCGTAGTGTCTTTCTGCTTTTTGCTTTCCTTTGGAGATGTCTACAAGATAACTTACTGCTTGAAATGTATAAAAAGAAATGGCTAATGGCAGGACAATTTCTTGGTATGGTAAGGCATAATTCCAATCCATGTATGTTAAAATTGCTCGAACTGAGTCATTTGCAAAATTAAAATATTTAAACCACCCGAGAAAAAATAACAATGCACAAATACCAACCAGCATGACTTTTTTCTTCTGTTTTTTTGTCTCCTGTTTCTCAATGATAATTCCAGTAAAATATGTAAAAGCTGTGCTTGCAAGTAATAAAAGGATAAAGTAGCTACTCAAAGTAGCGTAAAAACCGTAACTTGCTGCTAGTAAAAGAATCCATCTCCATCGATGCGGAATTAAATAATACGTAAAAACGATTACTGCGAAAAATAAGAGAAACTCAATTGATATAAAAGTCATCCAATCACCTGATAAAAAATAAACTTAAGAATATTTATAAAACGAGATAAACAATACCCCTAAGTGATCCACGTTGTTTAAACCTCTGAAATTTGTTGACCATGTAGGTTCTACGTTATTTCAAAGCTCGCGTAAAAGGTGTAACACTCAGTTAAGGGTTGAGGTAATAATAAATTATCTATATTTAGGTAACTCGGAATAGAGTATCTTCCCGAAATGGTTGCGTGGGATTTCCTCAATTCTTATGACCTTAAAGCCCTTTAAGTTTAATTTCCCCTTAATTATTTTTTTGATTTGAACACAATCTTCTTTTAATGTGTATATATACATTTGGTCATCCGTCCCACCGCAAACACAATCATGACCATACTCATTTAAAAGTTCTTCAACTTCATCTAAGCTGATACGGTTTCCAGAGACTTTAATTATTCTTTTGATTCGTCCAGTTATAAAAAAATACTCATCCTGATCAAAGTAAGCCAGATCACCTGTGTGCAACATACCGTTGTTCTCATCTTTTTTCGAAAGATCGACTAACGACTCAGCATACCCTAAAGAAACATTTGCTCCTTTGTATATCAATTCGCCGATAACATTAGGCGCTGTAATTTTGTTGCCATTGTCATCTTGCAGCATCAGTTCTCCGTCTGGAATGGCAATCCCAATACTTCCGACTTTATCAAGGTTTTTTTCATATGGTAAATAGCTCATCCGCGCCGTTGCTTCAGTTTGACCGTACATGGTAAAAAATTGAATCCCTTTTTGATTACATACTTCAGCAAATTTGTACGATAGATTTGAGCTTAATTTCCCACCTGCTTGAGTTAGTGTCTTTAAACTTGGAAGATTAAACCCTTCAAACTTCAGCCTATCAAGCATCTCATACACGAAAGGAACTCCTCCAAAAGTTGTTACTTGTTGCTCTCTACATAAGTCCCAAAACTCTTTTTTTAAGATAGATACACCCGTTACAATTATCGTCGCCCCGCAAATGAAATGACTATTGATGATCGAAAGACCATAGGAGTAATTCATTGGAAGTGTTGTTATGGGTTTATCGTCTGCCTTGATGTCAAGGTACTTCCCTATGGATTCAGCATTTTTGAAGATATTTTCATAACTTAAGCGGACAAATTTAGGGCTTCCAGTACTTCCTGAGGTTGTTAAAAGGAGCGCAAGATGTTCAGCAAGATCATGTTGGAAAATTGTCGGACATTTAAATAATGTGTAATCTCCAAACACAACTGAACTATCCATTGTTTTTAATAGGTCTTGATTTTCACTACTCGCCCAAATGTATGCAGGCTTATAAAGGTTAATCAGTCTATGCAACCGATCCATCTGGATGGATGCATCCAAAAGGACAGGGACAACACGACCTCTAATAAAGCCCACGTAGCCAAATAAAGACTCTATATTATTTGAACACAAACAAAAAACGAGCGTTCTTTCACCTACATTACCGCAGATAGCGTCAGCAATTTCTAACATTTCAGCGTAAGAGTATTCTTGTTCAGCATATACAGCGGTACGGTTTCCAAACTCCTCAAGTTGTTTGAAACTATTCATTTACAAAGTCTACTCCCAACCGATTCAATAGCTCCATTCCTGACTGGTAAGAATTGAACTCTGTAATCCATTCAGAATCTAATGAAACATCAAAAACATCCTCAATCGTAGAAATGAGAATCATATGCCCAAGCGAATCCCATTCTCTTGTTTCTCCTAATGCTAAATCTCCCCATGCCTCGTCTTCTTCCAATTCCAACGCGTCAATAAATGCACTTCTATATTTTTCGATATTTTTCATCATTTACATCCTTTCAATAATTACTTTCACTTGCATCTGTGCGAAGATTTTTTTCGCTCAACCAATTTCCATATCTGACAAATTTTATAGAGTTCGGCAACTACATCCTGCAGATGACGCTAACGCTTAATGAACTCTAGTAACTCCTTTGGCTCACTTTTAACGAACTTTACTTTAATACCAGTTTCTTTTTCGAACTCCTTATATAATGCATCATCGACATCGTAATGGTGCTTTGTATATACATCTACTTCCTCTTACTCTTCCTTAAAGCTATCTGCAAGCAACTTAATTGACAATGATTATCATAATCAATTATAAGTCTATAATAAAAAAAGTCAATATAGGAATCAAAGGTAACTTTTATGCTTATGAATAAATCCCGAGTCTTTCACGCATCTAAATCTCTCCGTCAATAAACATGGAATGAAAACTTTAAATCACCTAATTAAGAATGGCATCAGCGAGGGTTGTTCATGGCATAAAACACTTCTACATACGAATAATCCCTACAGAACAAAGTAGCCATAAAGAGAAACACCTTGTGAACCTCACCACTTGCTTGATCTCTGATGCTTATAGCCCCTTTAATTGCCGTAACGAACTGCATGCAATCATGGTGAAATATTCGGCTTGTTCAAGAACTTATCAGATCCGCACTATTAAAACCAACTTATTTAGAAGACTGTGCACTTAAGCGGTCTTTTTCACTTCTACAAATAATGTTAGAAAATCTTCTATTTTTATAAACTAGCGGTATATTTATGGAAAGCATTTGGGAATGTAGATGTCACGTCTTACTTACACGTTGATTTAACTAATTATTTAATTAAGAACGGTTAATCTTCGACTACCAGACAAAATAAACTAATATTTAAAAATGACCGAGGTGAAAAGTGTGGTGTTTAATAAAGTTTCTATGCGTATGATATGGCTTCTCCTGTTTCTACTAGTACTGACTTCCAACTTTGCTTTATATCGCACGTCATTAGGAGTCAGCATATTACCGGCTAATACTCAGCTTGTGGTTCTGGGCTCTCTTATCGATCTAACTATTGTGGCTCCCGTATTATTTTTAGCTTGGCAACAAAAATTAAGTTGGAAGTACCTTCTTACATTGATGGCTGGAGGCTTAATTGTCGCTCGCTTTGTGATTCCAATGCAATACTTATCTCCATTTAAGACGCTTACACTCCTGGGCTTTGCAGTGGAAGCTGCGTTCGTTTTGCTTGAGGTATTATTGCTGTTAACGCTCTTTAAGTATTTGCCTGAAATCATCCGAAGTGTGAAGAAAAGTTCTTTACCGCAGCTATTTTCTTTCTCAAATGCAGTCGACCAAAAAGTTAAGAAACAACCGATTATACAAGTAATCTGTTCAGAAATACTAATGTTCTATTACGCTTTTTGCCTTTGGAAAAAAGAGCCTGCACATAAAGAAAATACGTTTACACTTCATCAGAAATCAAGTCTGATTGCATTTTACGTCATGATGATTCATGCGATTGTAGTCGAAACTTTGGGCGTACATTGGTGGCTACATGATAAGTCATTGATCTTATCGTTGCTCTTGTTAGTTGTAAACATCTATTCGATTATGTTATTTTTAGGCGATATCCAGGCTATAAGATTTAATCCTCTGCAAATTGATGATGATCGTCTGTATGTTTCATTGGGATTAATGAAACGTATGGAAATAAGATGGGAGGATATTGACGAGATTATAGAAGACCGTTCCACGCTAGAAAAAAAGCTCAGTAAGAACACAATAGATTTTGTAGCCCGTGATTTTGAGAAAGCTTATCCGGACGTCATAATCTAATTAAAACATCCACGAGAAGCTACGTTGCTGATGGGAATGAAGAAAAATTATGAGCAAGTTGCTATTCGAGTAGATGAACCAGAAAGGTTTAAAGAAGTACTGAAATCTAAACTTTGATTGCAAAAGAGGCACGTGCTTGTGCACAACACAATTTAGAATTTGTAAAACTTGTTAGTTCAAGCAACAGATGCAATTTTGAGTGTAGGTTTGAGAAAAGAGTAGCTCTTGCTACTCTTTTTATTTGTTATCTTATGGATTTAAAGTTGAGATTAAAGTTTACATGAAGTAAGTAAAATCAAACCGACGATTACAGTAGAAAATGAGAACAGTATCGACATTCCTCTGTTTTCATAACCAATAAATTAATGTTCGTTGTTTTTCCGATATAGATTTGAGGTGAAAATCGATCATCTAAGAAACCATATTGATCAATAAAGCAACGAGCATGATTTATCATTGCAGGTATAATGACATTTTCACTTTTTAACGACTATCTAAAAGCTAGTAGCTTATCCACAATGCCCCTTACTTCACCAGTTCTTGGTATAGGGATAACAAGCATTATCTATAATTCAAAAGAAGGATATAAATAATTTCCGTAATCGAGGGCATTTGTTTTTCGGTGCTATGGATTTTCCTCTAAAAACCAACTACTCAACACTCAAAGAAAAAACATAATCCGTAGTCCTTTGTTCCCAAGCTGCTGCAAATTCATAAACCATTTTCCCAGTAGACTCATCGAGCACAACTTCACTGTACGGTCCTTTCATACGATGTTTGGGTCCCCGTATGTACACCTCATAAGAATCCGGCTCCTTTTCAAACTCAAGCTCGATCACTGCATTCGCATCTACTGATGGAGCTTTCTGGTTTTCAGCTAATTCTGCTGGGGAAACCGTTTCTGCTTCAATAGATACCATCGCATTCTCTTCTTTATCAAAATAGCTCCATGCACGTGTGCCGAGAATAGCAGAAACTTTAATCCCCTCCACCACTACTTTGAGGTTTGGCGGAGTTTTAGACACATCTTCCAAATCTTCTATTTGGGGATTTATGTTTTTTACTTCCATCGCTGTTTCTTGTTCTTCAGAGTAAGCTCTTGCCGCCAAGAGTAGAACCCCTACTAAAAACGAGAGTTTGAGTTTCATCATCTTCACTCCTTCTCTTCATTAGACAATGAGTTAAGAGAAAAGTTACGCCACAACAATCATAAAAAAGTAAAACACACTACTCCCGGAACTGTTCAAAGCTTGGGATTGTGTTTTTTAAAATAAATCACAAATAGTATTAGTGCTTTTGCAAATAGACAAATGATTACTTTTCAGTTGAACTAAGGTTGCTAGTTATACCGGAAATGAACTTTTGCTATTACAGAAGAGTCATTCATTTACTTATTTCCCCCATCCTTTTAGCAGGCTGTACGAGCCTTTCAGTAGAAGAAAAAACTTCATAGAATAAGGAATTGCAACAGTTTATACGAAATTTGAAGAAGGAAAAGAAAGCACTGTAGAGCTTCCAATCGAGGTAGTGGAAACTCTGAAGTATCCAAGCATTTTTGAAAGTGAGCCTGAAAATGGTGCTAAAGAAGAACAAAATAATGTGCGATAATAGAAAAAAACAGACACAAAAATCTCTTCAAGAGAAATTTCGTGTCTGTTTTATTTGTGTAGCTCTTTTAACTCGTCTTTATTGAATATAGAGCTTTGTCGTTTTTAATAAATGTCCATACGCTAGCAATCAGTAAAATCACAATTCCGGCTACCAAAACTATTTGAATGGTCGTCGACATTGATGGATCTAGTCGTCCGTTGTTATACGCGCTATAGATACCAAAGAAAGCCCATGCAATGGGAAGTGGAAATGCCGCGTTTTTGTATAACGCCAAGTAGAAGAGGACAAACCCAATGGCAACCAACAAAATGAGGATTGTCCAAATGGAATCGGACACGCCAAAGCCATTCCATTCCTGCTGCACTAAAAATAACGAAATGTTAACGATTGTCGCGATAAAAACCCATGACGCGTAAAGTGTAAAACTGATTCCTGCCAGAGTTGAAGGAAATTGAGAACGATTGACCGTTATTCTTTTTACGATAAAGATCAAGGAGAACAATAGTCCAAAAATTAAAATCGTTGAAATCCCCAATAGTTCGTAAGAAAACGTAACGATCCACGCCATATTAAATAGCGCGCTTGCGATAAATAATGGCGATACCATTCGAATCAATTTACCGACGTTTTCATCTTTTCGTTTGATAAAGAAATAAATTAATGTCACCAGCAGCAAGGTATAAATAACGCCCCAAATTGAAAACGTGAACGGTGCGGGTGAAATGAGCGTCATGTATTTGTCTGATAGATCTTTTTGACTCATGCCATTAAAAAAACCGGACGATCCCAAGTAATTTATGCCTAAGGTTAAAAAGTAAAAAACCAAATTTAAAAGAGTCCATCTCTTTGTTTTTTTCAATGTTTTTTCATCCATCATGACTCAGCCTCCTGGTGTCTATTTTTCATATTGTTGTATGTGTACAAAAAGCGTCTCTCTCATCCTCGCTTTAGTCATAAACACGCGCTGTAGCTGCTCTCGCTCGAAACAGATTGAAGATGACGAGATTAGCTTTATCGATCTCGGACATCGAAAGGCTATGTATGAGCAAAAAAGCTTTTTCTCTTTTTAGATGAATAAGCTTTCGAAAAAAGACTGCCCGTTTTCAAATAATTTAGCAGTCTTCTTTTTCGTTACTCGTATAGTAGACGATTTCCCTCATCCTTTCTTTGATAAACTACGCTTTTCCACTTTTGGTCGCTTTACCTGTTGCTGCATAGACATCGCGCTATTTATGGGGATCGATAATAATTTGCCTGTCATGGTGCAAGGTGTCAATACGATGCGCTTCGTTTGACTTTTCCGAAAGAAAATGTAATATATAAATTACATTCGCAATATATATATTGCATTTTAGTGGAGGCATTTATGAAAAATAATTTAAAAATTGCTCGAATACAAGCTTCTATTAAACAAGATGAATTGGCTTCACTAACCGGTGTTACCCGACAAACGATTGGTTTAATTGAAAAAGGAAGCTATAATCCAAGTCTAAATCTGTGTATTGCAATTGCAAAAGCCTTGAACAAGACGCTGGATGATTTATTTTGGGAGGTTGAGTAAAATGGAAAAAACATGGATTGCTAATTTACTGCCAACAGATGAATACAGAGAAAAACGATTTCTTTACTTTGTTGCGGAATCTGTTTTTATATTGGGGATCATGCTTTCTTTGTATTTAAGCGTTGACCTTTTCTTTGTAGCGTTGGATGTTCCAGGGAATCTGCTGGCACTTTTTTCTTTGGGATTTTTGAGTATCTATATAGTTCTCCGGTCTACGTTGACGGGCATTGAGTTTCCTCAAGTTGCCACATCAAAAAACTTTAAAGCAGAGAAACGTTCTAAAGTTTACGGAGCTCTTCGTTTTTGGATAATCTCTATTATTGTGTACGGTCTATTTAAAGGGATTCCATCCAACCTAGAAGAAGCACTGGATATTTTAGGTCCCTCTACCTTGGCGGCGATTTTTCTCTTTATTTTGAGCTATCTTTCTTTGAGAAAGTCCTATAACAAAAATAAAGAGCTACTGGACGATTAAGAATTGTATGTAATCGGTTATTCGGCAATTAAAGAAAAAAACGCATCAACTCTAGAGCCGATTAAAGCTCAAGGTTGATGCGTTTTCTTTATACAATGAAGTCTTTACTCTTCTATTCCCATCGACTGTTTATACCCTTCCAAATACGTTTTCTCAGACGAACTGCTCATGTCAAACGAACTCATAGCGCGGTGCCAGTTCGGATAGATTGGCACCGGACGCGCGGCGGATTCGATTTGATCATGCTCGTCTTGTGTTAGTTTGATTTCGAAAGAAGCGATGTTTTCTTTTAATTGCTCCTCATTGCGGGCTGCAATGACAATCGGTCCGACGTTTGGACGGTCCCGAACCCAAGCATACGCGATCTGTGGCACAGACGCATTGTGATTTGCTGCGACTTCTTCCAGTACATCGATTACCTGGTAAAGCCGCTCCTGGTCCTGCACCCATGGCTCTGGCCATCCGGCGCCTTGTCGTGTGTTGTCAGGCGCTTTTTTGTTGCGACCAATTTTGCCGTTTAGCAACCCTTCACCAAGTGGACTCCAAATCATCGAACCGATGCCGAGTTCTTGGCCTGCTGGAAGCAGTTCGTATTCCGCTTCTCGTGCTTCTGGTGTGTAATAGATCTGCTGAGTGATTGGGGGAATGTTACCGGATTGCTCGGCAACTGTAAACGTTCGAGCCAGCGCCCAACCACTGTAGTTCGATACGCCCCAATGGCGAATCTTACCGGATTTCACAAGGCTCGTCATTGTTTCCACCGTTTCCTCAACCGGCGTCTGCCCGTCCCATAGGTGAACGAAATAGACATCGAGATAGTCCGTCCCCAAGCGCTCGAGCGACTGGTCGATGGATGTCAGGATGTTGTTTCGCGAAGCTCCTCTAGCGTTAGGGTTGTCTCCCATTGGAAAACCAGTTTTTGATGTCAGCAATAGTTCATCGCGGCGTCCTTTAATGGCTGCGCCTAACACTTTTTCCGCATCTCCTTGTGAATACAGATTAGCAGTATCGAACATGTTGATACCCGCTTCTAGCGACCTGTCCACCATCCGGCGTGCCAGACTTTCATCGATATTGCCTGCTGCTTCAAACCCGTTTGTTCCACTGAAAGGGACCGTCCCGAGTA
This window harbors:
- a CDS encoding GNAT family N-acetyltransferase; translated protein: MVDLPDKPLLTGEKVILRPFKKKDFPFIEECLKDPEVLKLTGSNPDFDQEASLRWYNTRNRQTDRLDLAIVDPSKDFLVGEVVINAYDAKNHSMNFRILIGPRGRNQGLGTEATRLIIDYVFENTTLNQLTLSVFDFNPRAKHVYEKVGFVLSSIDKNDLEFEGDWIDSINMNLTRENWLNRRKNDY
- a CDS encoding EamA family transporter; amino-acid sequence: MTNRSENYCLADYVSTLVIGIFSGSTASISPYGLILGPGSGFFYALYSIFGKAALSKYDSLTVTVYTFLFTTVAIVPFSGLGSKVSTLTDLKVIGIVIGLGFVSTMLPFIFYTKGLQYVESSRASMIATIEPVVASVTGFFIFNETLSRWQYIGMIMVISSVIIVQESKK
- a CDS encoding DMT family transporter is translated as MSDATHSDCASLWGVIGLFVKYLYEIGFTPLEIVAVRVLTASIFMVLYVFIKNRHFFKIKMRDSKYFIGTGIISIILFNWCLFSSTKESSISIAFILFYTAPAFVRILSRIFFKESLTARKITALLITLVLLSLASFLALLHLFRLTD
- a CDS encoding MBOAT family O-acyltransferase — translated: MTFISIEFLLFFAVIVFTYYLIPHRWRWILLLAASYGFYATLSSYFILLLLASTAFTYFTGIIIEKQETKKQKKKVMLVGICALLFFLGWFKYFNFANDSVRAILTYMDWNYALPYQEIVLPLAISFYTFQAVSYLVDISKGKQKAERHYGYFSIYFAFFPQLVAGPIERAKKLLPQFKVEQTLKYENLSYGMKRIAWGFFKKTLIADRLAPIVASVYDSPDPTGSQIVLATILFSIQLYADFSALSDIAIGCARMLGIKLTENFKQPHFAVSIADFWSRWHITLSTWLRDYIFVPLCKGKKKRSEIYLVIMITFLISGIWHGAAWSFILWGLIHGFYRVFGDHTKHFRGKMATFIQLDKSPTLHKWVKISITFLLVCFSRVFFRSDSVTDAFENAQLFLTLNSWRPSGIMEAFELFSLLDLVVFIFFFTVVQLFQYIERKNTSTWNWLSQRSAFARFAVYILIIVSVLVFGVSGQGFVYGGF
- a CDS encoding AMP-binding protein is translated as MNSFKQLEEFGNRTAVYAEQEYSYAEMLEIADAICGNVGERTLVFCLCSNNIESLFGYVGFIRGRVVPVLLDASIQMDRLHRLINLYKPAYIWASSENQDLLKTMDSSVVFGDYTLFKCPTIFQHDLAEHLALLLTTSGSTGSPKFVRLSYENIFKNAESIGKYLDIKADDKPITTLPMNYSYGLSIINSHFICGATIIVTGVSILKKEFWDLCREQQVTTFGGVPFVYEMLDRLKFEGFNLPSLKTLTQAGGKLSSNLSYKFAEVCNQKGIQFFTMYGQTEATARMSYLPYEKNLDKVGSIGIAIPDGELMLQDDNGNKITAPNVIGELIYKGANVSLGYAESLVDLSKKDENNGMLHTGDLAYFDQDEYFFITGRIKRIIKVSGNRISLDEVEELLNEYGHDCVCGGTDDQMYIYTLKEDCVQIKKIIKGKLNLKGFKVIRIEEIPRNHFGKILYSELPKYR
- a CDS encoding acyl carrier protein, with the protein product MMKNIEKYRSAFIDALELEEDEAWGDLALGETREWDSLGHMILISTIEDVFDVSLDSEWITEFNSYQSGMELLNRLGVDFVNE
- a CDS encoding beta-carotene 15,15'-monooxygenase — encoded protein: MFNKVSMRMIWLLLFLLVLTSNFALYRTSLGVSILPANTQLVVLGSLIDLTIVAPVLFLAWQQKLSWKYLLTLMAGGLIVARFVIPMQYLSPFKTLTLLGFAVEAAFVLLEVLLLLTLFKYLPEIIRSVKKSSLPQLFSFSNAVDQKVKKQPIIQVICSEILMFYYAFCLWKKEPAHKENTFTLHQKSSLIAFYVMMIHAIVVETLGVHWWLHDKSLILSLLLLVVNIYSIMLFLGDIQAIRFNPLQIDDDRLYVSLGLMKRMEIRWEDIDEIIEDRSTLEKKLSKNTIDFVARDFEKAYPDVII
- a CDS encoding TspO/MBR family protein; amino-acid sequence: MMDEKTLKKTKRWTLLNLVFYFLTLGINYLGSSGFFNGMSQKDLSDKYMTLISPAPFTFSIWGVIYTLLLVTLIYFFIKRKDENVGKLIRMVSPLFIASALFNMAWIVTFSYELLGISTILIFGLLFSLIFIVKRITVNRSQFPSTLAGISFTLYASWVFIATIVNISLFLVQQEWNGFGVSDSIWTILILLVAIGFVLFYLALYKNAAFPLPIAWAFFGIYSAYNNGRLDPSMSTTIQIVLVAGIVILLIASVWTFIKNDKALYSIKTS
- a CDS encoding helix-turn-helix transcriptional regulator, which produces MKNNLKIARIQASIKQDELASLTGVTRQTIGLIEKGSYNPSLNLCIAIAKALNKTLDDLFWEVE
- a CDS encoding aldo/keto reductase; amino-acid sequence: METIYLGNSGLRVPKYILGTVPFSGTNGFEAAGNIDESLARRMVDRSLEAGINMFDTANLYSQGDAEKVLGAAIKGRRDELLLTSKTGFPMGDNPNARGASRNNILTSIDQSLERLGTDYLDVYFVHLWDGQTPVEETVETMTSLVKSGKIRHWGVSNYSGWALARTFTVAEQSGNIPPITQQIYYTPEAREAEYELLPAGQELGIGSMIWSPLGEGLLNGKIGRNKKAPDNTRQGAGWPEPWVQDQERLYQVIDVLEEVAANHNASVPQIAYAWVRDRPNVGPIVIAARNEEQLKENIASFEIKLTQDEHDQIESAARPVPIYPNWHRAMSSFDMSSSSEKTYLEGYKQSMGIEE